CAAGAAATGACATTAACAAAAGATAGATCTTTTAAAATGCTTTTGGATAAAATGGACGAAGACGAGACAAAAATTAAAGCTGGAGAAGTATTGGCAAGACAATTGAGAGAAAGAGTAATTCCTGAGATTGAGAAATACAGATTTGAAACAATTCTTAAAACCTGTGATACAAAATCACAGACAGTAACAGGACTTGCGGCTAATAACGCTTACAATAAATTTTTAGAAGCACAGGAGAAATTAAATGATGCGGATGTACCTCAAAATAGGATTGCTTATGTTACACCTGAGTTTTTAACAAAATTGAAAAAAGATGACAATTTCATCAAAGCCTCGGATATTGGGCAAAATATAAAAATAAATGGATTAGTAGGAATGGTTGACGGAGCACCGATAGTAAGAGTTACTAAAAAATGGATGGAAATTAAAACAGGAGTAGGTGGAGCTACAACTAAAAATTACGGTTGTTTAATAGGGCACAATTCGGCAACGGTTGGTCCTGTGAAATTAGCTGAATATAGAGTAGTTACAGATTCAGAAAATTATTCAGGAACTTTATTTTTAGGTAGATTTTATTATGACTGTTTTATACTTGATAACAAAGTAAAGGGTCTAGTTGCAATTGAAGCTTAATTTTAAGGATTAAAAAAACAAATAAAACTTTTAAAAATATTATAAATAAAGTATAATATCAATAATTAATTATATCTAGGAGGAATATTTGGTATGAAAAAAATATTTTTATTTATTGCAATTTTATTTGTTTTTTCCTGCGGAGAAAAAAATTCATCTTTAAACTCATCAGAGAATGAGTCTTCAAACTCGACAACAGTTTCAGGAAATACTGAAAATTCATCAATTACAAAAGTAAAAAATGAAAAGTATAGAATTGAAAATATAATAAAAAAAGGGGCGAATTATTATCTTGCTGATATGAAAAAAGTAACAGAGGGTCTGGATAATATATTTTTAGGTGGAGATATTGTCGATATTGATGACTTTTTTGTTCATATAAATAATATGGAAAAAGGATTAAAAAAAGCCTCTGATTATTTTTTAGCAACAGAATGTGAAAAAACAGGAAATACTAATTTTGATTCTAAATGTACTGATCTGTTGAGATTGGCTAACGAAGATTTACAATTAAAACAACAATGGCTAGAACAGGTTAAGGTTATTATGACAAGAAATGGAATTTCGAATAAAGATGCAGACAATTTTGCTAAAAAAACTGATAGTTTTCGTAAAAAAGAAGATGAATTTTTGGAAGAGTTTAAAGAGTTTAAAAAAGAATTTTAATGGGAATTGTAGATAGATCACAGTTATTAATTTAGCTGTGATTTTTTATTTTTAAGAGGTAGTAGAAATGGTTGAATTAATTAATGAAATTTATGAAAAAATAAAAATTATTTCTGATGTAACACCAAATGAAGCAAAGACTAAATTTGCTATTGAGAGCATTGTTCAAGATAGTATTAACTATATGAACCGAGAAGACTTCCCAAGAGAATTGATAACTCCTATAACAAAATATATTTTTAAATATAATTTTGATAAAAATAGAAATATAAAATCTATGAAAAGTGGAGATAGGCAAGTTGAATTTGTAACTGAGTTAAACGATGATGTAGAATTTAGAAAAAGTTTGAATCGTTTTAGAAAACTTGGAGTTATAAAATAAAGGTGGTATGTGATGTTTGAAGATTTTTTTGATACCGATGTGATAGAAGAAGTTAAAAGAAATACAAAAACAAAAACTGAATATGGGCTAACGGATCAAGATTGGAAAGTTGTTTACACTAATATTAAGTGCCAGTTGAGTGCTGGAATTTTAAGAGCTACTGAGACTGGAGTTATAAATAGTTCTAAAAATTCATATAAGATATTTGTTAGTAATGATGTAGAAATAAAGCAGAATGATATTTTGGTTGTAAGTAAAGGCGGAATAAAATATAAATTTAAAGCTAATAAACCTATAAAGTACACTGATTTTTTGGAACATCAGGAGATATCGGTAGAGGAAGTGGAAAAAAATGAAACTTAGTGGTGACTGGGAAAAACTGGCAAAAAAATTAGAGAAGTTAGCTACTGATACTCCACAAAAAGTAGGAATGACACTCAAACAAGTTGCTGAACAAACAATAAAAGAAGTAAAAGAAGAAACACCAGCAGATACTGGTCAATTAAGAATGGGTTGGCATAGGGAAAATGGTGGAAGTTTCAAACAGATGGTTTATAACAATGTGGAGTATGTAAACCATGTTGAATATGGACATAGAGCGGTGTATTTTGGTAAAGATACGGGTGAAGTAGTACCTGGTGTGTTTATGTTAAAGAAAACAATAGAAAAATTAGAACCTATATTTAAAGATGAAATAGGGTCAACAATAAAAGCGGAGTTTGAATAATAATGGAATTTATGGATTTTATAAAAGCCCTGAGCAAAAAAATATACGATTTTACAGATAAAGAAGTTGGAATTGATAATATAAATGTTTTGACTAAACCATGCTATT
This genomic stretch from Leptotrichia sp. oral taxon 218 harbors:
- a CDS encoding HK97 gp10 family phage protein; translated protein: MKLSGDWEKLAKKLEKLATDTPQKVGMTLKQVAEQTIKEVKEETPADTGQLRMGWHRENGGSFKQMVYNNVEYVNHVEYGHRAVYFGKDTGEVVPGVFMLKKTIEKLEPIFKDEIGSTIKAEFE